One genomic segment of Chloroflexota bacterium includes these proteins:
- a CDS encoding OsmC family protein produces MATITARNGVNVEQLIATIGAVQQDPNVGAFTFKASSTWRSGARNDGEIKDFVHAGQPAVRPEAFRLIGDEPPVLLGSNEGPNAVELLLQALGFCYAVGYVYNAAARGIDITELRYEIEGDLDLRTFVGLGGPRAGFSAIRATGWVKSPNATTEQLEELCQYVQDTSPVRDCLANPIPITTDLIVLG; encoded by the coding sequence ATGGCCACCATCACCGCTCGGAACGGTGTCAACGTCGAGCAGCTCATCGCCACGATCGGGGCCGTCCAGCAGGACCCGAACGTCGGCGCCTTCACGTTCAAGGCATCGAGCACCTGGCGCTCCGGCGCCCGCAACGACGGCGAGATCAAGGACTTCGTCCATGCCGGCCAGCCGGCGGTGCGGCCCGAGGCCTTCCGCCTCATCGGCGACGAACCGCCGGTCCTCCTCGGCTCGAACGAGGGCCCGAACGCGGTCGAGCTCCTGCTCCAGGCGCTCGGCTTCTGCTACGCGGTCGGCTACGTCTACAACGCGGCCGCCCGAGGCATCGACATCACCGAGCTGCGCTATGAGATCGAGGGCGATCTCGACCTGCGAACCTTCGTCGGCCTCGGCGGACCGCGGGCCGGCTTCAGCGCGATCCGCGCCACCGGCTGGGTGAAGAGCCCGAATGCGACCACCGAGCAGCTCGAGGAGCTCTGCCAGTACGTCCAGGACACCTCGCCGGTCCGCGACTGCCTGGCGAACCCCATCCCGATCACGACGGACCTCATCGTCCTCGGCTGA
- a CDS encoding sigma-70 family RNA polymerase sigma factor, whose translation MIATVTDAQSQPQAESSADEPGRAFAAIARDQLDGLYGYCVRLTSDRTDAEDLVQDTLLRAMRAYPELRDPARAKGWLFAIATNAWRDLCRARGRTLPTISLDSRDPDDDFSLFATLAIEDPFPYSDELHLDFLRLFRDEDVQDVFARINPVFRAPLILTTIHGFSCKEAAAILDVPLGTVLSRLHRGRKQLERGMWDYAVRNGLVEVGDEP comes from the coding sequence ATGATCGCGACTGTGACCGACGCGCAGAGCCAGCCCCAAGCGGAGAGCAGCGCCGACGAACCAGGTCGGGCGTTCGCCGCCATCGCTCGAGACCAGCTCGATGGCCTCTACGGCTACTGCGTCCGGCTCACGAGCGATCGGACCGACGCGGAGGACCTCGTCCAGGACACCCTGCTGCGGGCGATGCGGGCGTACCCGGAGCTCCGCGACCCGGCGCGCGCGAAGGGCTGGCTGTTCGCGATCGCGACGAATGCCTGGCGGGACCTCTGCCGCGCTCGCGGCCGCACGCTTCCGACGATCTCGCTGGACAGCCGCGACCCGGATGACGACTTCTCGTTGTTCGCGACCCTGGCCATCGAAGACCCGTTCCCCTATTCCGACGAATTGCACCTGGACTTCCTTCGCCTGTTTCGCGACGAGGATGTCCAGGATGTCTTCGCCCGGATCAACCCGGTCTTTCGGGCGCCCCTCATCCTCACGACGATCCACGGCTTCAGCTGCAAGGAGGCGGCGGCGATCCTCGACGTGCCGCTGGGAACCGTTCTCTCCCGCCTGCATCGAGGCCGGAAGCAGCTCGAACGGGGCATGTGGGACTATGCCGTCAGGAACGGCCTCGTGGAGGTTGGTGACGAACCATGA
- a CDS encoding zf-HC2 domain-containing protein: MIDCREAVRRMWEYLDHALERGPAEEFETHLEACQRCCGELEFSRHLKEMVAATGSETMPDQFRRRIELLLEGGSLPSPGGDTP; this comes from the coding sequence ATGATCGACTGCCGCGAGGCCGTCCGCCGGATGTGGGAATACCTCGACCACGCCCTGGAGCGCGGCCCGGCAGAGGAGTTCGAGACGCACCTCGAGGCCTGCCAGCGATGCTGTGGCGAGCTCGAGTTCTCGCGCCATCTCAAGGAGATGGTGGCGGCGACCGGCTCCGAGACGATGCCTGACCAGTTTCGCCGGCGGATCGAGTTGCTCCTCGAGGGCGGCAGCCTGCCGTCCCCTGGAGGGGACACGCCGTGA
- a CDS encoding LUD domain-containing protein has product MTTQSIPPPFTAPAPTERIERVAEALGRHNIEAIVVAMGAEARERVLSMIPAGAEVHWSKSRTLEEIGLTADLLADGRYDALRPRYLAMDRATQGREIRKLVGAPDFMLGSVQAITDDGALVVVSYSASQIGPYASGAGRVILVVGGQKIVADLDEGLRRAREHVLPYEDASLRAQLGVPTRLAELLVIYEAARPGRITVVLVREAVGV; this is encoded by the coding sequence GCGCATCGAGCGCGTGGCTGAGGCCCTCGGGCGCCACAACATCGAGGCGATCGTCGTCGCGATGGGTGCGGAGGCCCGAGAACGGGTGCTCTCGATGATCCCAGCGGGCGCCGAGGTCCACTGGAGCAAGTCGCGGACGCTCGAGGAGATCGGCCTCACGGCGGACCTGCTCGCGGATGGCCGCTATGACGCCCTCCGACCGCGGTACCTCGCGATGGATCGGGCGACCCAGGGCCGCGAGATCCGCAAGCTCGTCGGCGCCCCGGACTTCATGCTCGGCAGCGTTCAGGCGATCACCGACGACGGCGCCCTGGTGGTCGTGTCCTACTCGGCCAGCCAGATCGGTCCGTATGCGAGCGGAGCCGGCCGGGTCATCCTCGTCGTCGGCGGCCAGAAGATCGTGGCCGATCTCGATGAAGGCCTGCGCCGCGCCCGCGAACATGTCCTCCCGTACGAGGACGCGTCCCTTCGGGCGCAGCTCGGAGTTCCGACCCGGCTTGCCGAGCTGCTCGTCATCTACGAGGCGGCGCGACCGGGTCGGATTACGGTGGTTCTGGTCCGCGAGGCGGTCGGCGTCTGA